Within Trichoplusia ni isolate ovarian cell line Hi5 unplaced genomic scaffold, tn1 tig00001093, whole genome shotgun sequence, the genomic segment GTCCTTGTTAGGtccatgttaattaaatttaaattaattagtggaTGCTAATTTATGAACTGTCAACATTTTACAGTTTTCGTCTTTAACATACCGCTGAAATCAATcagtcgttttattttattgatacataAGTGTCCGTCTAAAAATACCATGAAATTGTTTACCTTTAACaataacttacttttttatcaataaGTACCGCATGGCAAAGAAATGACTTGCCGAAGACGCGCAACGTATGCGCAAGCAACGTCGCAGCTCGGGAAAACGCAAAGAACCTGCTTTGGTTTTAGTCGAATAAAGTAAGTGATATAAATGCATAGTGTGTATTGAGTAAGAACAATTTAAGCCcgttaaaactaaacaaactgAGTACActtaaaacgaaatttaaacTCATACTAGCCTTGTTCTAACAATTATCGTGTGAATAAAATGGcggttttttataatttgacagCAAACAATCGCAATTCCaatttacagttaaataaatatatcaaactcAAAAAGGTCGTTGTATTGTAGACTTAGATTTTCAACTACTTAGTAACATTGAATAGCtaatttatgaattttgatTACATTTCTGAGTCGACTCTCAAATCAGCTGTTTTGATTATTTCTTGACAAGGCCAACGACTTTTTTAAGGTCAAACATTGACTCCGTTTTTTGTTTACGACTTTTGAggatttcgatttttttttataattaacaagaaaacactctttgtgttgttttattgtgtaaaattatattttttgcactGCAATATTATTCATGACTTcacaagaatatttttgtaccagAAAGAAATTTCAGCTGGAAAAAAATCTGCAATCTGCAAAAAAAGATGCAGTAAACGAAATGAAGACAGTAAGTAAGTAACACATaactaactattttatttatttaaatttattattcaactctcagttttctttgaatatttagcattgttaaaatgtaaaaaaatgtggtCTCATTGTTGAGAAGTGCTGCTTTTGACTCAAGTTCAaagtactttaatttataacggcatttttgtttaaaatctgttctctttaaaaaagtaagcagaaaaaaaaattgtaataatggTAAATTTTAACAACATCTAATTTTCCAACTGGTCACCCTGAggagaaacgtcgaaacaaactcagggttAATCCTCTTTTAAAGTCAActtctatttctattaatagacgtttttaaatgtaacgaaTACAGTTACCTTGTCATAAATATTACCTAGTTAATTGCTCAAGGTAAGTGGTTGCTTCTATATATTGGTTCTGAAAGGAATACAGTGAGACAGCACACAGATGAAACATTTGGGAAAAGGTTGGAGATGAGAAAAGGCAAGTTAAGATTAGAAATGAGCCCTCTTGAAGAGGGTTTAGGAGTAAGAATAAGAGAGTGTTAGTTACCATGCGAGGGGTGTCGCGAAACAAAGGCGATATCACACAGTCATCGACATTTAATCTATATCGGAGAACCATAGACAAACAAATTACATACTAAACTCGCCTACATCATTCACTTCACACTAAACTGCAGAGTcctcaataatataatattgctaAAACGTACGCTgtacaaatagaaaaaacacgcttactactaaaataatagtttatttacaattcattatgggaataattactatttttataattttttcaattaaGTTACCTCCAAATATTAAAAGCTATTTCTAAATACCTTAACTATTTACAAATAGCTTTCTcgtcaaatatttcataaacacTTCGAATATCAGCATTTTTATCGAAACTTGCAATTTTAAGTTCTGGGACGCGACAATAGGAGACATCGACAAAGGTAAGCATCGAGCAACCACTAAGCTTATACTAAGTAACCTCACGCtgcataaaaagaaaaaaaaccacGCATCACAAGacaaaatttaaaccttaaatCACAGGTATATCGAtctgatttataatatataaaaaaaaaaacaataacttactatacaaattgaaaaaataccaCTCAAATAAGTCGGTGTCGAAACGTGTGGAGTTTAGTCGGAGCGGCGTGTGTGTGCGTGCAGCGCGAGTCACCTGACGCCCTGTCCCAGCAGCAGCTCGGGGTCCTCCTCCAGCAGCAGGTTCTGGTTGTTGCTGTTCTCCTCGTTGCCGGTCTCCGAGCCGCTGTCCTTGTTGGCGTCGCTGTCGATCTTGTACAGGATGTCGTGGCACAGCGGACAGCGGTCCTGCACGTACAGCCACTTCCGCAGGCACACGCCGTGGAAGTAGTGGTTGCAGCGCGTGATTTTCGCCGAGTGCATCTCCTGGTAGCAGATCGCGCACACGTCATCCAGCCGGTTGAGCTGGTCGGGCGAGGCCTCGCGCAGCGAGTTGATCTTGTTGACCGCCGTCCGCCGCTTCATGAACACGGACCAGCCGGCTCGCGCTTCGCACCATATGTTGAAGTAGGCGTGGATGCACATCATCACCGCTCTGATCGCTCCTCCGGACTCGAACAGCAGGATCCACGCACCGTTGAAAAACAAGAATATCCCAAAACAAAACTCTATTGTGTTGCCGAACGCCCTGATGTAGTACACGTAGTCGTCGAGCTGCTCCCAGAACGTGTTCCGGCACGCGTCGATCAGGAACAGCGAGTAGATCATGAGGCTCACCACTACCTTGACGATCACCTCTATGCTGAAGGCGCTCACTGCCAATAGCCACGTGGATATCGTGTGTTGCGACCACAAGTACACCAGCAGAGATATCGGGAACATGATGAGGAAGGCGCACACCCCCAGGGCCCTTATGTGCCTGTGTGTGCTCGGGTTGTGCGACGCGCTTAATGACATTAGCATAGGATTCACTATATTGTGCAAAAAGTGTAAAAGAGCTGTGAACAGCAAGCAGAAGTTCCTACATAGTCGTATGAACCTCTTCTCTGGGTTTAACGACGTTAAACCTGTTTGCAGAGCGAGTATATAGAATAGGATAGCCGAAACTGTCCCAATACttttatcttcttcttcttctgcTAGTAAGATCCATTGGAAGAAGTTTCCGATATAGTGGCAAAAAAATGAGATCACTGAAGTCATGCCGAGTACGGCAGTTATCGTTTCGCATCCAGTCACTAGCAGGGATTTCGCCATCGATGCGAGCGATTGCACTGCTAGTAGAGTGGAAACTTTGAGGCCTTCTTCTGCTTCATCATCATAGTTATCCATGAGGAGTAGGATGGCGTGCTCGGCAACTCGCAGCACCCAGAACACGCGCAGGACACACGGCACGTTGAGTCGCATCCACTCGGTCTCGACCAGCGCCGACAGCCCGTAGTTGCTGACGAACAGCCGGCCGTGCTGGTAGCCCGCGTATACCACCTGGATGACGTTGTAGGCGGACGACCACAGCACGTACTTGACCAGCACgagcggcagcagcgcggagAACACCGGCGAGTGGTGCAGCAGGTTCGGCGGCACCGGCAGCATCGCCAGGAACGACGGCGCCATGAAGCTGATCGGCAAGAGCTTCTGTATGGTCGCCTGCCGAGGTCCTAGGTGGacgtatttgaatattacaGCCAACATGAACTGTATGGCGAAGTTTTGTATGACCAGGATGCCCGGCCCTTCGAGATCTAGGAGAttcttaagatttaaatttaacatgtCTTCTAGGATGCTGGCGGACTGGTGTGGGGAGTTGGCGACTAGTGTGAGC encodes:
- the LOC113507213 gene encoding protein TRC8 homolog isoform X2, whose product is MSALCIFVLYTKHLIIVYLYLTSVGLVFVSYWTNVSAIKQIQSLTLVANSPHQSASILEDMLNLNLKNLLDLEGPGILVIQNFAIQFMLAVIFKYVHLGPRQATIQKLLPISFMAPSFLAMLPVPPNLLHHSPVFSALLPLVLVKYVLWSSAYNVIQVVYAGYQHGRLFVSNYGLSALVETEWMRLNVPCVLRVFWVLRVAEHAILLLMDNYDDEAEEGLKVSTLLAVQSLASMAKSLLVTGCETITAVLGMTSVISFFCHYIGNFFQWILLAEEEEDKSIGTVSAILFYILALQTGLTSLNPEKRFIRLCRNFCLLFTALLHFLHNIVNPMLMSLSASHNPSTHRHIRALGVCAFLIMFPISLLVYLWSQHTISTWLLAVSAFSIEVIVKVVVSLMIYSLFLIDACRNTFWEQLDDYVYYIRAFGNTIEFCFGIFLFFNGAWILLFESGGAIRAVMMCIHAYFNIWCEARAGWSVFMKRRTAVNKINSLREASPDQLNRLDDVCAICYQEMHSAKITRCNHYFHGVCLRKWLYVQDRCPLCHDILYKIDSDANKDSGSETGNEENSNNQNLLLEEDPELLLGQGVR
- the LOC113507213 gene encoding protein TRC8 homolog isoform X1, whose product is MSLRSKALALVEVLLRVPPLFVVDEFLKISLGLPVSSGEEVSVLSNVTVDHVDFADADVNYYDANFYNAFFFTLLKFLVCCLGCMSALCIFVLYTKHLIIVYLYLTSVGLVFVSYWTNVSAIKQIQSLTLVANSPHQSASILEDMLNLNLKNLLDLEGPGILVIQNFAIQFMLAVIFKYVHLGPRQATIQKLLPISFMAPSFLAMLPVPPNLLHHSPVFSALLPLVLVKYVLWSSAYNVIQVVYAGYQHGRLFVSNYGLSALVETEWMRLNVPCVLRVFWVLRVAEHAILLLMDNYDDEAEEGLKVSTLLAVQSLASMAKSLLVTGCETITAVLGMTSVISFFCHYIGNFFQWILLAEEEEDKSIGTVSAILFYILALQTGLTSLNPEKRFIRLCRNFCLLFTALLHFLHNIVNPMLMSLSASHNPSTHRHIRALGVCAFLIMFPISLLVYLWSQHTISTWLLAVSAFSIEVIVKVVVSLMIYSLFLIDACRNTFWEQLDDYVYYIRAFGNTIEFCFGIFLFFNGAWILLFESGGAIRAVMMCIHAYFNIWCEARAGWSVFMKRRTAVNKINSLREASPDQLNRLDDVCAICYQEMHSAKITRCNHYFHGVCLRKWLYVQDRCPLCHDILYKIDSDANKDSGSETGNEENSNNQNLLLEEDPELLLGQGVR